The nucleotide window CGAAGTTGAGATTCGATCTGCAGCGCACAGCGTGGATGCTGCTCATGCTCCTTCCTCTCCTGGGCTCATGCCATCGACAGCCTTCCGTCGTTATCGCTGTCATTCCGCGCACCTCGGGCGTGCTGATGTGGGAGCCTGAACACGGCGGCGCACTGGCTACAGCCCTCCCACAGGGAGCGGATATCTACTGGAACGCACCGACACGCGAAGATGATATTCAAGGTCAGATCGCTCTGGTGGATCGCGTAGCCTCGCGCTCCTACCAGGGACTTGTACTCTCACCCGATCACGCGCTCGCACTCATTACGCCGGTGCGACGCGCGATTGCGCGCGGACTGCCAACAGTTGTACTGGGCTCACCGCTGGCAATGCCTGCGGGCAATGGCCTGTGGTACGTACTGAACGATGAGCAGACGGGCGCACGGATGGCCGCACAGAGGCTCACAGCGATGCTCGGCGGCAAAGGCTCGATTGCGGTGCTGGGCATCAATCCAGATATCACCGGCATTGTGGAGCGGGCGCGCCTCTTCGAGGGCGATCTGGCCCAGAGCGCGCCAGAAATCCGCGTAGTCGTAAACCGGAGCGGCTCCTTCAATCTCCCTCACGAACAGCAGGTGGCTGAAGAGACGCTAAGGGAGCATCCGGAGATCGACGTGATCGTGACCATGACGGCCACCGCCATGCACAGTGCACTGGCTGCCATCGCGGCATCTCCGGAGAAGCATATCCGTGTGATTGCCTTCGATCCTGACTCACTGACCTTCGATAGCCCGAATCTCGATAGCATGATCTTCGAGAACACGCGACGCATGGGAACAGAAGCAGTGCAGCTCCTGCTCGCCGAGCATCGCGGCATAAGCCAGCCCGCCGTCACTTACGTCGAACCCGTACTGGTAACGCGTGAGAATATACATACCGACGAAGTCACTCAGTTGACCTCGATGGACTGGCGGCCCGCACGCATGCGTTGGAAGTGGAGTGTGGGACCATGAGCGAGGCAGGCATCGGAGCAGGCCGTGCAGGCAGGCGCAGTAGCTATTCTGCATCACGCGTGTGGTTCATTACCGGAGTCTCCGCCGTTCTGCTGGCCGCGATATTGGCCGGAATATTTATCTATTGGCGCAGCCCCACGCGTGGTCTGCCATACCATGACGCCTTCGCGGAGTTGCATACCGGGGAGTGGACCGCTTATGGCGGCACGTGGGAGGTTGCGCAGGGCGCCATCCACAATGACTCCGACGAGCGCGGCGCAAAGCTGGTAACCGGATCGCAATACTGGCGCAACTACTCGATAGAAGCCGACGTGATGCTGCTCGGCATGGGCGGCGATGCGGGACTGATCGTGCGCACCAGCAATGAAGAGGAAGGCGTGGATGCCTATAACGGCTATTATGCAGGACTGCGCACGCTCGACAATACGCTGACGCTGGGGCGAGCCGGTTACGGCTGGATGGAGGTGAACTTTCCTCTCAAGCCGCGCGGCACGCGCGTCGTAGCATCGCGATGGTATCACCTGAAACTGCTGGCCTACGGCTGCCAGCTGGTAGCTTCTGCGGCGCCGCTGCTCCCTGATGCTCATGCCGGCTCGCCCACGATTATTTCCATTACCGATGAGAGCTGCCTCCCTGCAGGCCGTGCCGGGCTGCGCTCATATTCCTCTGGCGGTATCTGGCGCAACGTGGCGATAAAACCCGCGACACGCCGTGATCTCGATGAGATGCTTTCACAAGGCCGTTCACAGATAGCGGCCACACCGCAGCATTCGCTGACCGAGCTGTCAAATGCCGGCGGCTCGATCACACCACCGGCAGAGGACCAACCGCCAGCACTGCCCTCGAGTCCGAACACGCAACCGATCAGCAGCCTGCGCCTGGCTTCGCTGGCGCGACCGGTGACCTCGACCGTGCGCGGTATCGTCATCCTGAATTCACCCGCGCTCTTCGTCGAGGACGCGACCGGCGGTGTGGCTGTACATCTCAAAACACCGCAGCCACTCAAGGTGGGGGACGAGGTCGAAGTCACCGGGGAGGTGCATGCCGACGCCTTCAGCTCGCGGCTCGAAGATGCGGTGGTGCGCGTGCTCTGGGAGGGCACTCCGATGCCAGCCGTCTCGGTTACCGCTTCGCAAGCGGCCACCGGAGCCTTCGATTCGACTTTTGTCGAGGTCACAGGCGCGCTCGAGAAAAAATCTTACGGGCCTGATGATTCCCTTATTCTCGATCTCGATTCCGGCCAGCAGTCCTTCCGTGCCATCCTCAACCGCGGCCGCGCGGGGGAGATTTATGAGCGCGTAAAACCCGGCAGCACACTCTTACTGCGCGGAGTCACAGTGGTAGACCCGGCTTACACGCAGTCACTCACGCCTTTCGCCGTACTGGTGCACTCCAGCGACGATCTCGAAATTCTTGCCGGGCCGCCATGGTGGAGCACGGGCCACCTGGTTGCGATCGGTATAGGGTTGCTGCTAGCGGCTCTGGTCACAAACTTCCTCTATCACCGTATCGACCGGATGCGCCTGCGTGCGGTCATTGAGGAACGTGAGCGGTTGGCCTATGAGATGCATGACACCCTGGCACAGAGCGTAGCTGGCATCGGTTTCCAGCTCGAAGCGATCCGCACTCAAACACCTGAAACCCTCGCGAAGGTACACCGCCAACTTGACCAGGCAAGCGAACTGGTGCGCCACAGTCATGCCGAGGCTCGGCGCAGCATCCGCATGCTAAGGCCTCAACAACTTGAGTCCGAGGGACTGCTGACTGCCCTCACACACACAGCCGAACGCCTGGTGGAAGGTGGTCCAGTACAGATCCACGCAGTCTCTCTGGGTGAACCACGAGCGCTGCCGCTGCGTGTCGCTGACGCGCTCTATCGCATCGGACAGGAAGCTCTGGCCAACGCCGTGCGCCATGCCCATCCAGGCATCATCCGTATCGAGATCGAGTACACACGGCAAACGGTGCGGCTGCTCATCGCCGACGACGGCATCGGCTTTGCACAGGGCGAAGAGCAGGGCCTCGGCCTGTTAGGCATGCGCAAACGTGCAGCCAGCATTGCGGCACGGCTCAATATCCGCAATCGCAAGACAAGTGGCCCAATACAGGGCACGGACGTACAGGTGACTGCGCCGCTGCCACCTGAGAATTCATGGCTGGCATGGCCGGCGACAGCATGGCGATATCTTAGGGAGTTACATCATGGCTGATCTGGAACAAAAGCCGATCCGTATTCTTATTGTCGACGATCACCCCGTAGTGCGTGCCGGCCTCACCAGCATGCTCGGCACGCAGGACGATCTTGAAGTTGTTGCCTCCGCTTCCTCTGGCGAGGCCGCGCTAGCACTGCTCGGACAGACTATCTGCGACGTAGTATTGCTCGACCTGCGTATGCCGGGCATGAGCGGCGTAGAGACGATTCTCGAGATGAAAAAGGCCGGGCGCAGTGCGCGTACCATCGTGCTCACCAGCTTTGAAACCGATGAGGACATCTACCGCGCAGTGCAGGCCGGTGCGCAAGGTTACCTACTCAAGGACACCTCGCTCAGGGAGATGATCGAGGCCATCAAGAGCGTACACGCCGGCAAGCGTTATATCCCGCGCGATATCGCGGCGAGACTCGCCGAACGGATGATGCGCACAGACCTCACGGCACGCGAACTGGAAATCTTAAAGATGCTCTCCAAAGGGCTAACCAACAAGCAGATCGGCCAGGTACTCGGCATCAGCGACAACACGGTAAAGAACCATGTGAACAGCATCATTGAAAAACTCGAGGTATCCGATCGCACCGAGGCCGCGACTACCGCCATTCAGCGAGGACTTATTTCGATCGAAGAGGCGTAAGATCGCTTTCGGCAGTCACTCAGCTGGTCGCGCTAGAAACGATGTAGCCCAGGTGGACTATGGACCCCGATCGAAGTGACAGGCGACACTGACGGAGCAGTCAGTCGTCAGAGCACGGGCCGGGCGACACTTCGACTGCGGGAGAGACCGCCTCTTGCTCGATCGTCGTGACTTCCTCAAGATTCTTGCCGCTGCCGGAGCTGCCCAGGGGCTCGGGCCTGCCCATGCACTCTTCGCACAACAAGGCACGACTCTGCGTAAAGGACAGTATGCGCCGGGACGTATTGCGAATGAACTGACGCTCTACCTGCCTGGAGAGGAAGAGACTCTGCGCGCTGTTCCCTCGGTGAGCGGACTCGCCGGCGATGCGCTCACGGTGAAGCTTGGCGCGGAATCGGCATCGATCAAAACAGGCGACGCATTCCACGGATGGCGCCTGCTCACAATCGCAGGCATGAATGGCGTGGAAACGGCGATCTTCGAAAAGCATGTGACGCACCGCGGCGCGCTGGCTTACGTCACCGAAGAGCGCGGCACGATTGCGTGGATTCCGAAGTACGTCGGCGATCTCTCGAAGATCCGTCCACGACCCACCCATACGCCGCATGGTGTGAAGCTCGAGCGCGCACCGCGCTACATACCCGGACCTGATGTGACTGGCGAATACTTGCTGAACTCGAACGAAGACCCGTGCTTCGAGAATGTCGCAGCGCTCGGCGAAGAATATATCGGCTGGACCCTGGTGGCCAACGAGCAGGGTGGCCCAAAGAGCTGCCTCTATCTTGAAGCCGATGGCATTTCGCGCGAGATCGCAGGCAAGCCTGAGGGCGAGGGCACATGGGAGCCGGACCAGGTAGGCGCATATTTCGATCCTGCCGCGCTGCTCTCCGATGACAACCCCAAGCTCTACGCATATCGCAAGGGTTACAGTAAGCGGACGCTGCTCGGAGGCTACCTTCCGGTGGCAAATATCGGCGTGTGGAATGCCGAGTACAGCTGCGGTTACGAGGTGATGGTGCTGCTGCCTCCGGGGGAAGATGCGAAACCCATCGGCCGTGTACGCTCAATGGTGCCTGATACACAGCGCAGCTCCGAAAAAGACATTGACGGCACGCTATTTGTCGATCGCTATTGGAATTGCGGGCCACAGGAGTTCTACTCCGAGCTGGCCGGGATCTGGAACCGGTGGTCGTCTCTATACGATGCAGCGATGCCGATCTCGATCCCCGATGAGGCACTTCTGAATGCGGCGCGCGGAGGCATTACGCTCTCACGCTGCAGCTACCGCGGACTCGAACCCACCTACCAGATCGGCGAGGGCGCGTACACCAAGATTCCCGAACGCAGCCATGCACTCTTCCCCGTCGCACACTACGAATTCGTGTGGGTGCAGCAACTGTGGAATCTGAACGCCGATGCCGATGCGTACTTCGATCATTACCTTGATAAGTATGTACTGCCGAACGGCGACTTTCTCTACAACACGCAGGATCAGGTAGAAGCGCCACTGAACATTGGCATCTTCCTTACGAACTCGGCACGCTCGTGGGACTATGGCCACGATCTCGATGCGCTGCGCAGGCGTCTGCCGGTGCTCGAGCGAATGATCGACTTTGTTCTCACGCGCTACGAATACAGTAAGCAAGCGTATTCTGCTGGCGACCGGCGCCGCGGACTCATCTACGGCTCGCCTGAAGCAGATCTTGGTGATCCGCACAACGACTTCCCTGCCTCGCATCCTCTCTACTACCAAAACTCTGTGTGGACCTGGCGCGGATTCACCGAGCACGCGCGCTGTCTGCGCTCAGCGAGCGCGGCTGCACATGACGACGCGCTGCGCGCCGCAGCAGACAAGTACGCAGCGCTGGCGCAGGAAATGCGCGGGCTCATCCAGAGCTCATTGGAAGCCACGCTGGCCTTGCGCAATACCGCAATGAAAGAGGCGGGGATTACCCCCTTCACGCCGGATGACATTCACCGCGATCCCAAAGACCTCTCCAGCTACGAGAACCATCGCTTTATGCAGGATTGGTTCACCGCCGACTGGGGGGATGAGACGCTCGATCTCGGCCATCTGAAGCATCGTGAGATAGCCGGCCTCCAGATCATCGGGCTGCACACCGACGGAGCGTGGGCGCGCACCTCAAACTTCATGGATCACGGCAGCCTCTCGGTGAAGATCCGCCAGAAGGACTATCGCCCCTTCCTGCTGAACCTCTACGCGCTGCTCTGCTATGCATGCGACCCAGGTTCAGGGTATGCGCCGGAAGACGCTTTTATCCCCGGCAGCTTTCCAGGCGAAGGCAATCGCTACGGCTGGGCATCGGTGGTAAACAGCACATTACAGCCTGCACTTGGACTCCGCTGGCTACTCTGCTATGAAGAAACACATGCCGATGTTTGTCACCTCCAAAAGGCTGCTCCGAAGGACTGGTTCACTGCAGGCAAGACTATCTCCGTCCAGCACTGCCCAACGCGCTTCGGCCAAGTAAGTTGGACCACCCACGCACTGGACGATCACCACTGGACGATCACGCTCGAGGTAGAAACAGGCTTCTCAGGAGACATCGTACTGCACATTCATCCACGTTCTGGCGAAGCGATTCGCACCGCAACGGTTGGAACCGTGGACCAGGATACGATCACACTGCTGCACCCGCTTTTCGCCTCACAAACAAGATTCGAGATCGACATTACTTAACCTATTCACTTACGAGGTCACGACAGATATTTGCCCTGTGGCCTGCTTGTCATGTTTTCAAGCTTTTTGCTGGAGCGTCTATGATTCCTCCCCGCCTGGTGTGCACAAGCCGCCGGATTTTCGATCGCCGCACCTTTTTAAAGCACGCCGGTGTAACTGCTGCAGCTGCTGTTGCATTTCATACGTACCCGCTATGGGCTTGGGCATCCATCGATGTATCAAAGAATCCACAACCCGCGGTGAAAAATCGCGCACCGCTCGCATCGAACGCGTTCTATCGATTACCGCTCTGCTCCATCCGGCCGGCGGGATGGCTGCGCGCGCAGATGGAAGTACAGGCCAACGGCCTCAGCGGTCATTTGGATGAAGTCTGGGGTGATGTTGGACCAGACAGCGGCTGGCTCGGAGGCAACGGAGAATCCTGGGAGCGTGGACCGTACTTCGTCGATGGCCTAGTCCCGCTTGCCTGGCAACTCGACGATGTGCGGCTCAAGGCCAAGGCACAGCATTTCATGGAATGGACACTGACGCACCCCTCCCCGAATGGCATGTTCGGTCCGGCAAATAACGATGACTGGTGGCCGCGCATGGTGATGCTGAAGGCTCTCACACAGTATCAGGAGGCAACCGGCGATACCCGCGTCATTCCCTTGATGTCGAGCTATTTTGACTATCAACGCAAGACGCTGCCGACACGTCCGCTGCGCGATTGGGGTAAGTTTCGCTGGCAGGACAATGCACTCTCGGTCATCTGGCTCTATAACCGCACAGGTGATCCAAAGCTGCTTGCATTACTCGATCTCCTGCACCAGCAGGGTTTCAACTGGAAAGCAAACTTCGCCGATTTCCGCTATACCCAGCGCATCACACCAGAAGTGATTAAGCTAAGCGAAAACAACGGCCTCAATGACATAGCGCTGGCAACGCACGGCGTTAACAACGGGCAGGCGCTGAAGGCCGGACCGGTGTGGTCGGTAGTCTCCGGCCAGGAAAGCGATCGTCACGCCCTGCGCGTCATGCTCGATGCCCTCGACAAGTATCATGGCCTGCCGAACGGCATGTTCTCCTGCGACGAGCATCTTGGCGGCCCAAACCCATCGCAGGGCAGCGAACTTTGTACTGTGGTCGAGACGATGTTTTCGCTCGAAGAGTCCATGGCCATCCTCGGGGAGCCTTGGATCGGCGATCGTCTTGAACGCATCGCCTTCAATGCGCTTCCCGGTGCCTTTACTGACGACATGTGGGCACATCAGTACGATCAGGAGCCTAACCAGGTGGAGGTAAGCCTGCACAGCAAGCCGTGGACGACGGATGGACCGGAGTCAAACCTGTATGGCCTGGCACCACACTTCGGCTGCTGCACAGCAAACTTCCATCAGGGGTGGCCGAAATTTGCGGCGAGCCTATGGATGGCCTCGGCAGACGACGGTCTGGCAGCGGTGGCATACGCACCGTGCGAGGTACATACGACCGTTCGCGATACAGCGATACGCATCGCGGTAGAAACCGAATATCCGTTCCGCGACACAGTGCGCATACACGTGGAACCTGCAGCAGAAGTGTATTTTCCCCTGCGCTTGCGAATTCCGGAGTGGGCAGAACGCGGCGTGGCTATCAAGATCAATGGCCAGTCGCAGCCTGCGCCGAAAGCAGGGACCTTTGCAGTGGTCGATCGCCAATGGAGCCCCAATGATCTCGTCGAAATACGGCTACCGCTTGCGCTGCGCGTGACACGCGGGTTCCAACAGTCAGTATCGATCTCACGCGGGCCGTTGCTTTTCTCCTATCCCATCGCAGAAGACTGGGTAAAACTGCAGGAACACGGCGAGAAGTCATCGGACTGGCAGGTATTTCCTGCATCCGGGTGGAACTACGCGCTGGCGGTGGACGAGAACAACACGAAGACGATCGCAACAGAAGAGATAGCCATAGGTCAAACACCATTCACAATGAAAACGCCGGGCGTAAAGCTGCACACCGCTGCACGCAAGCTCCCCTCCTGGCGAGCCGTGGATGGCGTGGCCGATCCAGTGCCGCAGAGCCCGGTAACAAGCGACGAGGCCCAAATGCAGATCGAGCTTGTGCCCTATGCCGCCGCGAAACTGCGTATCACTGCATTCCCGGTCCTAAAGAGCTAGCTTTTATCATCCTGTGTAATGCGATTTGCCTTCAGGACCATTGAATCCTTCATATGGATACATATCGCAAGGCGCACATACGGCAGTAACCGTGCGTTATGAAGTTCTAGCCCCCGGACCGGTCGATACTTTGCAGAACCCAAAGGCGTGCTGGTACTTTGGGCAAGGAGCATAAGGGAGTTTCTGTGAAGCCGACACCATCTCAGCACCTTTCGCAGCCATTCGTTCTTGATCGCCGGCGATTTCTTGAACTGGGCCTCGCCAGTGCTGCCGGCTTATTGGTGGATGCTCCGTCGCACGCAGCGGAGAACTCGCCAGCGATTGCGACACATGGCTTGTTCATGGAACTGGCGCCCGGTGCGGTTGAGCCGCAGGGCTGGCTGGGTGCATGGCTTTCCAAGCAGGCTGCCGAGCTTGGCTCGCACCTGCCGGAAATCTCCTGGCCATTCAGCGCAGAATACTGGAACGGTCTCGAACAGGGACCCAGTTGGTGGCCCTGGGAGCAGCGCGCTTATTGGACCGATGGCGCGACGCGGCTGGCTATCGTCACGCGCGACAGCACGCTGATGCAAAAAGTACAGGTGCCGATCGGTTTCACCCTTGCCCATGCTCGCGCCAATGGCTATCTCGGCCCATCTTATTTCGAGGATCCAATCGGCGACGAACATCGTTGGCCACAGATGGTCTTTTTCCGCAGCCTAATGGCTTGTGCCGATGCACAAGTGGGCCCATCCGGCATAGCAGAAGCCATGCGGAAACACTATCTCAACGACCCGGCAGATTATGCCCTGCCCGAGCGCAATATTACGAACATTGAGCCCATGCTGTGGTGCTACAGGCAGACTGGTGATCCAAAGCTGCTCTCTCTGGCCGAGGAGTCCTGGCGACGCTTTCAGGCTCAGGTCGCGGACACGCCGGGACACGGAGACTTAGGCAGCACGCGGGTCTATGCCGACAGCCCGATCCATGCACATGGTGTGACCTATGCCGAGACTGCTA belongs to Silvibacterium dinghuense and includes:
- a CDS encoding substrate-binding domain-containing protein, with the translated sequence MLLPLLGSCHRQPSVVIAVIPRTSGVLMWEPEHGGALATALPQGADIYWNAPTREDDIQGQIALVDRVASRSYQGLVLSPDHALALITPVRRAIARGLPTVVLGSPLAMPAGNGLWYVLNDEQTGARMAAQRLTAMLGGKGSIAVLGINPDITGIVERARLFEGDLAQSAPEIRVVVNRSGSFNLPHEQQVAEETLREHPEIDVIVTMTATAMHSALAAIAASPEKHIRVIAFDPDSLTFDSPNLDSMIFENTRRMGTEAVQLLLAEHRGISQPAVTYVEPVLVTRENIHTDEVTQLTSMDWRPARMRWKWSVGP
- a CDS encoding histidine kinase, with the translated sequence MSEAGIGAGRAGRRSSYSASRVWFITGVSAVLLAAILAGIFIYWRSPTRGLPYHDAFAELHTGEWTAYGGTWEVAQGAIHNDSDERGAKLVTGSQYWRNYSIEADVMLLGMGGDAGLIVRTSNEEEGVDAYNGYYAGLRTLDNTLTLGRAGYGWMEVNFPLKPRGTRVVASRWYHLKLLAYGCQLVASAAPLLPDAHAGSPTIISITDESCLPAGRAGLRSYSSGGIWRNVAIKPATRRDLDEMLSQGRSQIAATPQHSLTELSNAGGSITPPAEDQPPALPSSPNTQPISSLRLASLARPVTSTVRGIVILNSPALFVEDATGGVAVHLKTPQPLKVGDEVEVTGEVHADAFSSRLEDAVVRVLWEGTPMPAVSVTASQAATGAFDSTFVEVTGALEKKSYGPDDSLILDLDSGQQSFRAILNRGRAGEIYERVKPGSTLLLRGVTVVDPAYTQSLTPFAVLVHSSDDLEILAGPPWWSTGHLVAIGIGLLLAALVTNFLYHRIDRMRLRAVIEERERLAYEMHDTLAQSVAGIGFQLEAIRTQTPETLAKVHRQLDQASELVRHSHAEARRSIRMLRPQQLESEGLLTALTHTAERLVEGGPVQIHAVSLGEPRALPLRVADALYRIGQEALANAVRHAHPGIIRIEIEYTRQTVRLLIADDGIGFAQGEEQGLGLLGMRKRAASIAARLNIRNRKTSGPIQGTDVQVTAPLPPENSWLAWPATAWRYLRELHHG
- a CDS encoding response regulator, which encodes MADLEQKPIRILIVDDHPVVRAGLTSMLGTQDDLEVVASASSGEAALALLGQTICDVVLLDLRMPGMSGVETILEMKKAGRSARTIVLTSFETDEDIYRAVQAGAQGYLLKDTSLREMIEAIKSVHAGKRYIPRDIAARLAERMMRTDLTARELEILKMLSKGLTNKQIGQVLGISDNTVKNHVNSIIEKLEVSDRTEAATTAIQRGLISIEEA
- a CDS encoding twin-arginine translocation signal domain-containing protein encodes the protein MLDRRDFLKILAAAGAAQGLGPAHALFAQQGTTLRKGQYAPGRIANELTLYLPGEEETLRAVPSVSGLAGDALTVKLGAESASIKTGDAFHGWRLLTIAGMNGVETAIFEKHVTHRGALAYVTEERGTIAWIPKYVGDLSKIRPRPTHTPHGVKLERAPRYIPGPDVTGEYLLNSNEDPCFENVAALGEEYIGWTLVANEQGGPKSCLYLEADGISREIAGKPEGEGTWEPDQVGAYFDPAALLSDDNPKLYAYRKGYSKRTLLGGYLPVANIGVWNAEYSCGYEVMVLLPPGEDAKPIGRVRSMVPDTQRSSEKDIDGTLFVDRYWNCGPQEFYSELAGIWNRWSSLYDAAMPISIPDEALLNAARGGITLSRCSYRGLEPTYQIGEGAYTKIPERSHALFPVAHYEFVWVQQLWNLNADADAYFDHYLDKYVLPNGDFLYNTQDQVEAPLNIGIFLTNSARSWDYGHDLDALRRRLPVLERMIDFVLTRYEYSKQAYSAGDRRRGLIYGSPEADLGDPHNDFPASHPLYYQNSVWTWRGFTEHARCLRSASAAAHDDALRAAADKYAALAQEMRGLIQSSLEATLALRNTAMKEAGITPFTPDDIHRDPKDLSSYENHRFMQDWFTADWGDETLDLGHLKHREIAGLQIIGLHTDGAWARTSNFMDHGSLSVKIRQKDYRPFLLNLYALLCYACDPGSGYAPEDAFIPGSFPGEGNRYGWASVVNSTLQPALGLRWLLCYEETHADVCHLQKAAPKDWFTAGKTISVQHCPTRFGQVSWTTHALDDHHWTITLEVETGFSGDIVLHIHPRSGEAIRTATVGTVDQDTITLLHPLFASQTRFEIDIT
- a CDS encoding beta-L-arabinofuranosidase domain-containing protein; translated protein: MIPPRLVCTSRRIFDRRTFLKHAGVTAAAAVAFHTYPLWAWASIDVSKNPQPAVKNRAPLASNAFYRLPLCSIRPAGWLRAQMEVQANGLSGHLDEVWGDVGPDSGWLGGNGESWERGPYFVDGLVPLAWQLDDVRLKAKAQHFMEWTLTHPSPNGMFGPANNDDWWPRMVMLKALTQYQEATGDTRVIPLMSSYFDYQRKTLPTRPLRDWGKFRWQDNALSVIWLYNRTGDPKLLALLDLLHQQGFNWKANFADFRYTQRITPEVIKLSENNGLNDIALATHGVNNGQALKAGPVWSVVSGQESDRHALRVMLDALDKYHGLPNGMFSCDEHLGGPNPSQGSELCTVVETMFSLEESMAILGEPWIGDRLERIAFNALPGAFTDDMWAHQYDQEPNQVEVSLHSKPWTTDGPESNLYGLAPHFGCCTANFHQGWPKFAASLWMASADDGLAAVAYAPCEVHTTVRDTAIRIAVETEYPFRDTVRIHVEPAAEVYFPLRLRIPEWAERGVAIKINGQSQPAPKAGTFAVVDRQWSPNDLVEIRLPLALRVTRGFQQSVSISRGPLLFSYPIAEDWVKLQEHGEKSSDWQVFPASGWNYALAVDENNTKTIATEEIAIGQTPFTMKTPGVKLHTAARKLPSWRAVDGVADPVPQSPVTSDEAQMQIELVPYAAAKLRITAFPVLKS